The following are encoded together in the Pseudomonas maumuensis genome:
- a CDS encoding sulfite exporter TauE/SafE family protein, with amino-acid sequence MTLAQLSLTPFDWLPILLAISVAYIVFGIAGFGTALVAGPVLIHFMPLSRIIPLLVLLDFVAAFGNLLPSRRDVVRGELLRLLPFMAVGCTLGVVFLLRLKSDVLLLLMGIFVTAYAVYGLAVKVRPASLSGAWAVPMGMVGGLFGALFGSGGFLYAIYLSARLEAKEQVRATQVALISCSTVVRLSLFLIAGVYADTSLLLLAACLLPVMFVGTWLGRRLTLKLSREAFIRLVTWLVLASGLALIGRYLSA; translated from the coding sequence ATGACGCTAGCCCAACTCTCCCTCACCCCCTTCGACTGGCTCCCCATCCTCCTCGCGATCTCTGTCGCCTACATCGTCTTCGGCATCGCCGGTTTCGGCACCGCGCTGGTCGCCGGCCCCGTGCTGATCCATTTCATGCCGTTGTCACGGATCATTCCGCTGCTGGTGCTGCTGGATTTCGTCGCCGCCTTCGGCAACCTGCTACCGTCGCGGCGCGATGTGGTACGTGGCGAATTGCTGCGCCTGCTGCCGTTCATGGCCGTGGGCTGCACTCTGGGCGTGGTGTTCCTGCTGCGGCTCAAGTCCGATGTGTTGCTGTTGCTGATGGGCATTTTCGTGACCGCCTATGCGGTCTATGGCCTGGCGGTCAAGGTACGCCCGGCTAGCCTGTCGGGCGCCTGGGCGGTGCCCATGGGCATGGTGGGCGGATTGTTCGGCGCCTTGTTCGGTAGTGGTGGATTCCTCTACGCGATCTACCTCAGTGCCCGCCTGGAGGCCAAGGAACAGGTGCGTGCGACCCAGGTCGCGCTGATCAGCTGCAGCACGGTGGTGCGCCTGTCGCTGTTCCTGATCGCCGGGGTGTATGCCGATACCAGCTTGCTGCTGCTCGCCGCCTGCCTGCTGCCGGTGATGTTCGTCGGCACCTGGCTGGGGCGACGGCTGACCTTGAAACTGTCCCGCGAGGCCTTCATCCGCCTGGTCACCTGGTTGGTCCTGGCCAGCGGCCTGGCGCTTATCGGCCGCTACCTGAGCGCCTGA
- the xseA gene encoding exodeoxyribonuclease VII large subunit, producing MIRDPFERLGLDREVLTVSQLNGRARVLLEDVFRSVWVEGEISNLARPASGHMYFTLKDSGAQIRCALFRQNAARVRQALRDGLAVRVRGKVSLFEGRGDYQLILDTVEPAGDGALRLAFEALKEKLGAEGLFSTERKKPLPAHPQRIGIITSPTGAVIRDIISVFGRRAPQVELNLIPTAVQGREAINQIVRALQMADRQGFDALILARGGGSLEDLWCFNEEAVARAVAACVTPIVSAVGHETDVSISDFVADVRAPTPSAAAELLAPDSSGLQQRLDSLQRRLLLRMQNRLAHDRLRLDGLARRLRHPGERLRQQAQRLDDLDMRLRRAFMLDMNQRQQRLGRLDTRLAAQHPGRSLKLLKQRLDSLAERLPRAMRDVLKDRRQRFQAQLQTLQVVSPLATLARGYSILLDERGQAIRSAAQTHNGQRLTARLNEGELKVRVEDNHQTPVTLSLLD from the coding sequence ATGATAAGAGACCCTTTCGAACGACTCGGCCTGGACCGCGAGGTCCTCACCGTCAGCCAGCTCAACGGCCGCGCCCGTGTGCTGCTCGAGGACGTGTTCCGCAGCGTCTGGGTGGAAGGCGAGATTTCCAACCTCGCCCGCCCGGCCTCCGGCCATATGTACTTCACCCTCAAGGACAGCGGCGCGCAGATCCGCTGCGCGCTGTTCCGGCAGAACGCCGCCCGGGTCCGCCAGGCCCTGCGTGACGGCCTGGCGGTACGGGTGCGCGGCAAGGTCTCGCTGTTCGAAGGGCGTGGCGACTACCAACTGATCCTCGATACGGTCGAGCCGGCCGGCGACGGTGCCCTGCGCCTGGCGTTCGAGGCGCTGAAGGAAAAGCTCGGCGCCGAGGGGCTGTTCAGCACCGAACGCAAGAAGCCGCTGCCAGCGCACCCGCAACGCATCGGCATCATCACCTCGCCCACCGGCGCGGTGATCCGCGACATCATCAGTGTGTTCGGCCGCCGTGCGCCGCAGGTCGAGCTGAACCTGATCCCCACCGCGGTGCAGGGCCGCGAGGCGATCAACCAGATCGTCCGCGCCCTGCAGATGGCCGACCGGCAAGGCTTCGACGCGCTGATCCTGGCCCGTGGCGGCGGCTCGCTGGAAGACCTCTGGTGCTTCAACGAAGAGGCCGTGGCCCGCGCCGTGGCCGCCTGCGTCACGCCCATCGTCAGCGCCGTGGGCCATGAGACCGACGTGTCGATCAGCGACTTCGTCGCCGATGTGCGCGCCCCCACGCCGTCCGCCGCCGCCGAGCTGCTCGCCCCCGACAGCAGCGGCCTGCAGCAGCGCCTCGACAGCCTGCAACGGCGCCTGCTGCTGCGCATGCAGAACCGCCTGGCCCACGACCGCCTGCGCCTGGACGGGCTGGCCCGACGCCTGCGTCACCCCGGCGAGCGCCTGCGCCAGCAGGCCCAGCGCCTGGACGACCTGGACATGCGTCTGCGCCGCGCCTTCATGCTCGACATGAACCAGCGCCAGCAACGCCTCGGCCGCCTCGACACGCGCCTGGCCGCGCAACATCCGGGACGCAGCCTGAAACTGCTCAAGCAGCGCCTGGACAGCCTCGCCGAGCGCCTGCCGCGGGCCATGCGCGACGTGCTCAAGGACCGCCGCCAGCGCTTCCAGGCACAGCTGCAGACCCTGCAGGTGGTCAGCCCGCTGGCCACCCTCGCCCGCGGCTACAGCATCCTCCTGGATGAGCGCGGCCAGGCCATCCGCAGCGCCGCGCAAACCCACAACGGCCAACGCCTGACCGCCCGCCTCAACGAAGGCGAGCTCAAGGTGCGGGTCGAGGACAACCACCAGACCCCGGTCACCCTCTCGCTACTGGACTGA
- a CDS encoding peptidoglycan DD-metalloendopeptidase family protein, translating to MPRLFAPLLALALLLPVTAAHASYITRALNKPVPGGVAVVDLGPGANAPTARFDGKPVLVVREQDNWLAIVGIPLTQKPGSAVLTQGGRSIPFSVGSKKYPEQHITLKNKRQVNPEPQDLKRIDRELAEQIKAYRSFSPVLPSNLILDKPVNGPLSSKFGVRRFFNGEERNPHAGLDFAVPAGTPIKTPANGKVILVGDYFFNGRTVFVDHGQGFISMFCHMSKIDVKPGQALRRGEVVGRVGSTGRATGPHMHWNVSLNDARVDPAIFIGAFQP from the coding sequence ATGCCACGCCTGTTCGCGCCCCTGCTTGCCCTCGCCCTGCTGCTGCCGGTCACGGCCGCCCACGCCAGCTACATCACCCGCGCCCTCAACAAGCCCGTGCCCGGCGGCGTGGCGGTGGTCGACCTGGGCCCGGGCGCCAACGCCCCGACCGCGCGCTTCGATGGCAAACCGGTATTGGTGGTCAGGGAGCAGGACAACTGGCTGGCCATCGTCGGCATTCCGCTGACGCAAAAACCCGGCAGCGCCGTGCTGACCCAGGGTGGGCGCAGCATTCCTTTCAGTGTCGGCAGCAAGAAGTACCCCGAGCAGCACATCACCTTGAAGAACAAGCGCCAGGTCAACCCTGAACCGCAGGACCTCAAGCGCATCGACCGCGAACTGGCCGAGCAGATAAAGGCCTACCGCAGTTTCAGCCCTGTGCTTCCGAGCAACCTGATCCTCGACAAGCCGGTCAACGGCCCGCTGTCGAGCAAGTTCGGCGTACGCCGCTTCTTCAATGGCGAGGAACGCAACCCCCATGCCGGCCTGGACTTCGCCGTGCCCGCCGGCACGCCGATCAAGACCCCGGCCAATGGCAAGGTGATCCTGGTGGGCGACTACTTCTTCAATGGCCGCACGGTGTTCGTCGACCATGGGCAAGGCTTCATCAGCATGTTCTGCCACATGTCGAAGATCGACGTGAAGCCGGGCCAGGCGCTGCGCCGTGGCGAAGTGGTCGGTCGCGTGGGCTCGACGGGCCGCGCCACCGGGCCGCACATGCACTGGAACGTCAGCCTGAACGATGCGCGGGTGGATCCGGCGATCTTCATCGGCGCGTTCCAGCCCTGA
- the guaB gene encoding IMP dehydrogenase, producing MLRISQEALTFDDILLVPGYSEVLPNEVSLKTRLTRGIELNIPLVSAAMDTVTEARLAIAMAQEGGIGIIHKNMTIEQQAGEVRKVKKFEAGVVKDPITIDADATVRDLFDLTRLNNISGVPVLENGDLVGIVTSRDVRFETRLDAKVRDVMTPKERLVTVREGADKNEVRELLHKHRLEKVLIVDDKFALKGMMTVKDIEKAKAYPLASKDDQGRLRVGAAVGTGKDTGERVAALVAAGVDVVVVDTAHGHSKGVIDRVRWVKETYPQVQVIGGNIATGAAAKALAEAGADAVKVGIGPGSICTTRIVAGVGVPQISAIANVAAALEGTGVPLIADGGIRFSGDLSKAIVAGASCVMMGSMFAGTEEAPGEVELFQGRSYKAYRGMGSLGAMAQAQGSSDRYFQDSSAGAEKLVPEGIEGRVPYKGALAAIIHQLMGGLRSSMGYTGSATIEEMRTKPEFVRITGAGMAESHVHDVQITKEAPNYRVG from the coding sequence ATGCTGCGTATCAGCCAAGAAGCCCTGACCTTCGACGATATCCTCCTTGTACCTGGCTACTCCGAGGTACTGCCCAATGAAGTCAGTCTCAAGACCCGTTTGACTCGTGGCATCGAGCTGAACATTCCCCTGGTCTCCGCCGCCATGGATACCGTGACCGAAGCGCGCCTGGCCATCGCCATGGCCCAGGAAGGCGGCATCGGCATCATCCACAAGAACATGACCATCGAGCAGCAGGCCGGCGAAGTACGCAAGGTCAAGAAGTTCGAGGCTGGCGTGGTCAAGGACCCGATCACCATCGACGCCGACGCCACCGTACGCGACCTGTTCGACCTGACCCGCCTGAACAACATCTCCGGTGTTCCGGTGCTGGAAAACGGTGACCTGGTCGGCATCGTCACCTCCCGCGACGTGCGCTTCGAAACCCGCCTGGACGCCAAGGTCCGCGACGTGATGACCCCCAAAGAGCGTCTGGTCACCGTCCGCGAAGGCGCCGACAAGAACGAAGTCCGCGAGCTGCTGCACAAGCACCGCCTGGAAAAAGTCCTGATCGTCGACGACAAGTTCGCCCTCAAGGGCATGATGACCGTCAAGGACATCGAGAAGGCCAAGGCCTACCCGCTGGCCAGCAAGGACGACCAGGGTCGCCTGCGCGTCGGCGCCGCGGTCGGCACCGGCAAGGACACCGGCGAGCGCGTTGCCGCCCTGGTAGCCGCCGGCGTTGACGTGGTTGTCGTCGACACCGCCCACGGTCACTCCAAAGGCGTGATCGACCGCGTTCGCTGGGTCAAAGAGACCTACCCGCAAGTGCAGGTGATCGGCGGCAACATCGCCACTGGCGCTGCCGCCAAGGCCCTGGCCGAAGCCGGTGCCGACGCGGTCAAGGTCGGTATCGGCCCAGGCTCGATCTGCACCACCCGTATCGTCGCCGGTGTCGGCGTGCCGCAGATCAGCGCCATCGCCAACGTCGCCGCCGCACTGGAAGGCACTGGCGTGCCACTGATCGCCGACGGCGGCATCCGTTTCTCGGGTGACCTGTCCAAGGCCATCGTCGCCGGTGCTTCCTGCGTGATGATGGGTTCGATGTTCGCCGGTACTGAAGAAGCGCCGGGCGAAGTCGAACTGTTCCAGGGTCGCTCCTACAAAGCCTACCGCGGCATGGGCTCGCTGGGTGCCATGGCACAGGCGCAAGGCTCGTCCGACCGTTACTTCCAGGACTCCTCGGCCGGTGCCGAGAAGCTGGTGCCGGAAGGTATCGAAGGCCGCGTGCCGTACAAAGGCGCCCTGGCCGCGATCATCCACCAGCTGATGGGCGGCCTGCGTTCGTCCATGGGCTACACCGGCAGCGCGACCATCGAAGAGATGCGTACCAAGCCGGAGTTCGTGCGCATCACCGGTGCCGGCATGGCCGAGTCCCACGTGCATGACGTGCAGATCACCAAAGAAGCCCCTAACTACCGCGTAGGCTGA
- the guaA gene encoding glutamine-hydrolyzing GMP synthase — protein MALDIHAHRILILDFGSQYTQLIARRVREIGVYCELHPFDMDDEAIREFNPRGIILAGGPESVHEANSPRAPQAVFDLKVPVLGICYGMQTMAEQMGGKVEGSDLREFGYARVDVVGKSRLLDGIEDHVDDDGVLGLDVWMSHGDKVTQMPGNFSVLASTPSCPIAGMYDDALGYYGVQFHPEVTHTKQGGRILSRFVQDICGCEALWTASNIVEDAIAQVRAQVGSANVLLGLSGGVDSSVVAALLHRAIGDQLTCVFVDNGLLRLHEGDQVMAMFKENMGVKVIRADAEKQFLDNLEGEADPEKKRKIIGRTFIDVFDAEASKLENIQFLAQGTIYPDVIESAGAKSGKAHVIKSHHNVGGLPEEMNLKLVEPLRELFKDEVRKIGLELGLPYDMVYRHPFPGPGLGVRILGEVKKEYADILRRADHIFIEELRKADWYHKTSQAFVVFQPVKSVGVVGDGRRYAWVVALRAVETVDFMTARWAHLPYELLETVSGRIINEIDGISRVTYDVSSKPPATIEWE, from the coding sequence ATGGCCCTCGACATTCACGCTCACCGTATCCTGATCCTCGATTTCGGTTCCCAGTACACCCAGCTGATCGCCCGCCGCGTGCGCGAGATCGGTGTGTATTGCGAGCTGCACCCGTTCGACATGGACGATGAAGCGATCCGCGAATTCAACCCGCGCGGCATTATCCTGGCCGGTGGCCCCGAGTCGGTCCACGAAGCCAACAGCCCGCGCGCGCCGCAGGCCGTGTTCGACCTGAAGGTCCCGGTGCTGGGCATCTGCTACGGCATGCAGACCATGGCCGAGCAGATGGGCGGCAAGGTCGAAGGTTCCGACCTGCGCGAGTTCGGTTACGCCCGCGTCGACGTGGTCGGCAAGAGCCGCCTGCTCGACGGCATTGAAGACCACGTCGACGATGACGGCGTGCTGGGCCTGGACGTGTGGATGAGCCACGGCGACAAGGTCACCCAGATGCCAGGCAACTTCAGCGTGCTGGCCAGCACCCCGAGCTGCCCGATCGCCGGCATGTACGACGATGCCCTGGGCTACTACGGCGTGCAGTTCCACCCGGAAGTGACCCACACCAAGCAAGGCGGTCGCATTCTGTCGCGCTTCGTCCAGGACATCTGCGGCTGTGAAGCCCTGTGGACCGCCTCGAACATCGTCGAGGATGCCATCGCCCAGGTACGTGCTCAGGTCGGTTCGGCCAACGTCCTGCTGGGCCTGTCCGGCGGCGTCGACAGCTCGGTTGTTGCCGCGCTGCTGCACCGCGCCATCGGCGACCAGCTGACCTGCGTGTTCGTCGACAACGGCCTGCTGCGCCTGCACGAAGGCGACCAGGTGATGGCCATGTTCAAGGAGAACATGGGCGTCAAGGTGATCCGCGCCGATGCCGAGAAGCAGTTCCTCGACAACCTGGAAGGCGAAGCGGACCCTGAGAAGAAGCGCAAGATCATCGGCCGCACCTTCATCGACGTGTTCGATGCCGAGGCCAGCAAGCTGGAGAACATCCAGTTCCTCGCCCAGGGCACCATCTACCCCGACGTGATCGAGTCGGCCGGCGCCAAGAGCGGCAAGGCCCACGTGATCAAGTCGCACCACAACGTCGGCGGCCTGCCGGAGGAAATGAACCTCAAGCTGGTCGAGCCACTGCGTGAGCTGTTCAAGGACGAAGTGCGCAAGATCGGCCTGGAGCTGGGCCTGCCGTACGACATGGTCTACCGCCACCCGTTCCCGGGCCCGGGCCTGGGTGTGCGCATCCTCGGTGAAGTGAAGAAGGAATACGCCGACATCCTGCGTCGTGCCGACCACATCTTCATCGAAGAACTGCGCAAGGCCGACTGGTACCACAAGACCAGCCAGGCCTTCGTGGTGTTCCAGCCGGTCAAGTCGGTCGGCGTCGTCGGCGACGGCCGTCGCTACGCCTGGGTCGTGGCCCTGCGTGCCGTCGAGACCGTGGACTTCATGACCGCGCGTTGGGCGCACCTGCCGTACGAGCTGCTGGAAACCGTCAGCGGTCGTATCATCAACGAAATCGACGGTATCTCCCGCGTCACCTACGACGTGTCGAGCAAGCCGCCGGCCACTATCGAGTGGGAATGA